The following proteins come from a genomic window of Fontisubflavum oceani:
- a CDS encoding transglutaminase family protein, giving the protein MRLTILHTTTYHFDHPVPYGLQQLRLIPKSRAGQQVMSWEMEIEGGRAQTEFNDHHLNRVSLISFDPDATSIVVHCRGEVETADEGGVIGKHGGFAPLWLFQQSTELTRAGAHVRRLAKGLKDEYEEDIPRLHALSARVLDAVPYEIGPTHAATSAEEAIEHGGGVCQDHAHIFIAAARALGYPARYVSGYLMMDDRVHQDASHAWAEVHVPILGWVGFDISNGISPDPRYVRVATGLDYTEAAPISGLRFGTAGEAMMVDIQVQQQ; this is encoded by the coding sequence ATGCGGCTCACCATCCTTCACACCACGACCTATCATTTTGATCATCCGGTGCCTTACGGGCTGCAACAGTTGCGGTTGATCCCGAAGAGCCGCGCCGGGCAGCAGGTGATGAGCTGGGAAATGGAGATCGAAGGCGGTCGGGCGCAGACCGAATTCAACGATCATCATCTGAACCGGGTGTCCTTGATTTCCTTCGATCCAGATGCAACCTCGATCGTTGTACATTGCCGCGGCGAGGTAGAAACCGCCGATGAGGGCGGTGTGATCGGCAAACATGGCGGTTTCGCGCCGCTTTGGCTGTTCCAACAATCGACCGAGCTGACCCGCGCCGGTGCCCATGTGCGCCGCTTGGCTAAGGGGTTGAAAGACGAATACGAGGAGGACATCCCCAGGCTCCATGCCCTCTCGGCCCGCGTTCTGGATGCGGTGCCGTATGAGATTGGCCCGACCCATGCCGCGACCAGCGCCGAGGAAGCGATCGAGCATGGCGGGGGCGTGTGCCAGGATCACGCCCATATCTTCATCGCCGCCGCCCGCGCTCTGGGATATCCGGCGCGCTACGTCTCGGGGTATCTGATGATGGATGACCGCGTGCACCAAGACGCCAGCCACGCTTGGGCCGAGGTGCATGTGCCGATCTTGGGCTGGGTTGGGTTTGACATCTCAAACGGCATTTCACCTGATCCGCGCTATGTCAGGGTGGCCACAGGGCTTGATTACACCGAGGCGGCCCCGATCTCGGGCCTGCGGTTCGGCACCGCTGGCGAAGCGATGATGGTCGATATACAAGTGCAGCAGCAGTGA